In Janthinobacterium sp. B9-8, the genomic stretch CTTGCGCTGCCCTTAGCAGTAAAAAGTAAAACCTGCCAGCGCTGCAATAGCGTATTTAGCTGTGGCAATGGGGGCAAGCAGGGTAGCTGCTGGTGCATGGATTTCCCGCCGGTGCTATCGGTCACTAGTGCAACGGGTGATTGCTTTTGCCCCACTTGCCTTGCTGCCGTGATTGCCGAGCGCAGCCATCAGCCCCTTGGCGACCAATCCACCAGCCGCAATTCATCTGCAGAATAAAGCTGGCGGCTTGCCAAAGCCGCCAAAGCGCCAGCGCCTGCATCCAGATCATAAAGATGCCAGAGTGTATTTTGCCCCTCACAATGGCTTATTGCCCGCAAACGCTGGCTTTCGCCCAGTGGCAGCACCACTTGTGACATTGGCAAATGTAAGCCCCGCCCCACAGCCTTGAGTACCGCTTCTTTGCGCACCCACAGCCTTAAAGCTTGCGCCGCATTTAAAGGTTGGTGCATTCGCCGCAGCTCTGCGGGGCTCCAGCAATCTGTAAACCAATCCGGGCTGGTTTCTTTGCTATGCAGCTCGATATCAACCCCCAAGGGCAGATCAGCTTGTACAGCAATCAAGGCCAGCGGGCCGCTATGGCTAAGCGAAAAAGCAGGGCCACGCTCTAGAAACGGCTTGCCCCAGTCATTCTGCGAATACTGAATATCACCCGGTGAGCAAGCCAGCTCGCTCGCCAGAATAGAGCGCAAAGCGGTATGCGCAGCAGCATAGCGGCGGGCATCTAGCGCCTTGCGCAAACTCTGCCAGCGCTGATGCTCCTGCTGATCTAAAGCCGCCAACCTTGGCGGATCAAGATGCACCGGATCATCGAGTGTTACCCGCCAGATTTTTAGCACGCCTTCATCCGATTAAATCCCCAGCGTCGCCCCGCCATCCACACACAGATTATGCATGGTGATATGGCGAGCGCCGGGCGAGAGTAAAAAGAGCACCGCTGCAGCAATATCATCAGCATCTGCAATCCGCCCTAACGGAATACCTGTGCGATAGCCCGGCAAGGAGCCTGCAATCACTTTTTGCACATCGCTTTCATCCTGCCAAAGCTGGCGCTGCATGGCCGTATCCGTAGAGCCGGGGGAGACAATATTGCAGCGTATGCCGTATTCAGCCAGCTCCAGACCCAGGCACTTGGTAAAGTGCCCCACCGCTGCCTTAGACGCGGCATAGGCCGCCATTTGCAGCCGGGGTACTTCTGCCGCATTTGATCCTACCGTTACAATCGTGCCGCTGCGGCGTGGAATCATGCGCCGTGCCACGGCTCTGGATAAATAAAAGGGGCCATGGGTATTCACGGCAAAAGTGTTTTCCCAATCTTCATCACTCATCTCGCAGATTGTCGTCATGCGTAAAATACCTGCGGCATTTACCAAAATAGCAATCGGGCCAAGCTCGGCTTCAATCCGCTCAACCACCTCGTTAATCTGGCTACTGCTGCGCATATCCACTGGATAAGCATGCACCGCCAAGCCTTCTGCCTGATATTGCAAAGCCACAGATTGCAAACGCTCAGCCTGAATATCCAGCGCTGCAACAATCGCGCCCTGGCGGCTTAAAGCCTGCACAACCGCAGCGGCAATACCCTGAGCGGCTCCGGTCACAATGGCCACTTTCCCACGATAGGGCTGATCTTGCATAAGCGCTTTTCCTTGTTTTTTTGAGGGGCTAACAGTCTGTGTCTGGCTTAAGACTAATCTGCCAGACGCTTTTTAAGCGGTCTTACACAATATTTTAATACGAATAATTATTGTTCGTATTAAAATAATAATAAGGCTGTAAGTGTTACCGATGGGCTGCACAACCATGCTCCCATAGCGCCAGCACACCTCACCCCAAACCCACATAAGCGAGTCTTCCTTGAATACTAAACATGGCCTTATGGCCTTTATTCTGATGAGTGCCGCCCTGCTTACTGGCTGCGATTCCAGCCCGCAAACAACCAAGACCGAAACACAAGCAAGTGGCTGGCCACGTACTTTCGACACACCCCAAGGCAAACTCACGATCAAAGCCCCGCCAGAGCGAATTGTATCGACCAGCGTAACGCTCACCGGCACGCTGCTCACCATTAATGCGCCTGTAATTGGTAGCGGCACGGGCGCTGTAAATACGGTGACTTCGGATGAGCAGGGGTTTTTTCGGCAATGGGCGCATATTGCTAAAGAGCGCAAAGTAGAGCCGCTCTATCATGGCGAGCCCAATGCCGAAACGATTGCAGCCGCCAATCCTGATCTGATTATTGTGTCGGCTACCGGTGGCGATTCTGCCCGTAAAATTTATGATCAACTCAGCCAGATTGCCCCAACCGTGGTCATTAATTATGACGATAAAGACTGGCAAGCCATCGCTACACAACTTGGGGCCATCACCGGACATGAGCAAGATGCTGCGGCAGCAATCAAAGACTTTGACAACAAGCTCAATGCCACCAAGCAAAAAATAAACCTGCCTCCCCAGCCCACTACTGCCATGGTTTATTACGAAGATAACTCTGGTGCAAATGTCTGGACGGCAAATTCTGCCCAAGGGCGGCTCTTGCTGGATCTTGGCTTTACGCTAGCCACCATCCCGGATGCAGCCAAAGGGGATACCAGCATGGGAATACGCAAAGACATCACCCAACTCACGGGTGAAAAATTCTCTGAAGGGCTACAAGGCAAAACCATGCTGCTCTTTACAGCCGATGATGCAACGGTAGCAAAAGTCAAAAACAATAAGTTTTTACAACAAAACCCGGCCATATCAAGCAATCGCGTTTACGCCGTAGGCTTTGATACTTTCCGTATCGACTACTACAGCGCCAGCAATATGCTGAAGCGGATCGAGCAGCACTTTAAGTAAAAAGCGGCCTGGCTGCCGTATTCAGGCAGCCAGGCAAAAATTGCTTTAATGAGCCGCCTCGGATGCCACCTCAGGCAGTAGTGGCTCAGTCTCCGGCGGGGGATTCTGCAAGCGCCGCAAACCACTGAACCCCAGCCCCAGCATAGCCCCGGCCAGTGCAACGCTACCCGCAAAAGAGCACACCGCCAGCAGTGGCGCAAATGCACGGGCCAAAGCACCCAGCCCTAAAGCCCCCACAGAATCTCCTACTACATCTTGTGCGCTCCATAAGCTATTAACACGCCCCAGCAAGCGATCCGGCGTGTGCTGCTGCACTAAGGTGAACTGCAATAAAGAACTAATCGAGCCCAGATAGCCAAAAATAACGAGCGCCACCAAACCCGATGGCAAATGAGAAATCAGGCCGAATACAACAATCACCAGCGCCGCAGAGATCACCGCAGCAATCAGTAATAAACCCGGCCGCTGCACCCGCGCCACCCAGCCACTGGTAAACGCCCCCGTCATTGCACCTAGCGGCACCGCCGAATACATCAGCCCTACCTCAAATGCGCCTCCGCCATACACACTCACCGCCAGCACCGGAAACATCACTCGAATGGCGCTCAACATTGTTTGCAAAGTCCCCATCACCACCACAGCCCCAACCACGGGGCTTTGCATCAGGAAATGCACGCCATCGGCCAAGGCCCGTAGCGGATGTTCTGGCTTCCCCACGGCAGGCTGCATCGAAGGCAAGCACAGCAAGGGAATCAGTGTGCACAAAGTGCCAAGACCTGCCAGCAGATAATTCCAGCTCACCCCTGCCGAAGCAATCACCACACCAGCAATGGCCGGAGACAAAATCGCACCTAAACGAACGGTCAGCATGCTTAATGCACCGGCCGCCGATAAGTTTTCACGCCCAACCAGAGCCGGAATACTCGCCATCAGGGCGGTAATCCCCAGCGCGCCAAAAAAACCATCCCAAACCGCAACCAAATACAGGGCAAGCAGGGAAGGCGCAGCAATAAAGCTATTTAACGCCAGCACTAAAAAGCCGATACCGCACAGGCAACGGGCCATTAAAATCAGCTTGCGTCTGTCGTAGCGATCAGCCAGTACGCCGCCGCACATCAGGCCCACAAACATCCCCACGCCATCCAGCGCCACCGCCAGCCCGACATGCAATGCCGAGCCAGTGAGCGCGTGAATCTGCACGGGCACCGCAACGGTGAGCATCCCCAGTGAGAGTACCGAAATCAAACGCGCTATAAAAACAGACCGAAAGTTTGAATTATTTTTAAGCAGACTAAAATCAACAAAAATAGACGATCTGGGTTTACTCATTAGAAATCCAAAAAAAGTTAGTAAGTACTTAGGCGCACACAAACACCCAAATCTTGAGCGGCAAAGCAAGCTTTTAGTCTCTTCGCGGGCCAAGGCCGAGCCTTGAATGCTTGAGTTAATTACAGAAAATAAAGCAATAGAGCCGCCACCCGCAGCTTGAGCTGTATCTGTCACCAGATTGACGACTATGGTATCATTAAGCATTGAAATGAATATGATTTACATTCTCATTTAATGATTAAATCTGGCACGCCTACTACCATTTCCTGGCAGCAAACCCGCTCCCGATATGCCTTAGTGTTTATCCTGCTCTGCCTTATTGCGGCTCTTAGCCTAACGATGGGGGCCAAGCCTATTCCGCTGGCCGTGGTTTATGACAGCTTCTTTGGCACGGCCCTTCACCCGGACAGCATTATTGTGCTGGAGAGCAGGCTGCCCAGAACGCTGCTCGGCCTATTTGCCGGGGCAGCACTGGGGCTCGCTGGCGCGCTGATTCAAGCCCTCACGCGTAATCCTCTGGCCGATCCGGGCTTGCTTGGGGTTAATGCAGGGGCGAGCTTTGCGGTAGTGCTTGCCGTCGCACTATTTAATATCCAGCAGCCCGCCGCCTTTGTTGGCTTTGCCTGTACAGGCGCCCTGCTCACTACCCTGCTGGTTTATTTTGTCGGTGTCTGGGGTGCGGGCAGGCTAGACCCTAGCCGCTTTATTCTGGCCGGGGTGGCAATTGGCGCGGTGATGCACGGTATTTCTTCGGGGCTGGTGCTATTTAACCCTATGGCATTTGATCGTATCCGCTACTGGAATGCAGGCACGCTGGATGTACGCAATCTGGATCTGGTACTGATGGTGTTGCCCGCTATTATCACCGGCAGCGTATTGGCGCTGCTTCTGGCAAGGCCGCTGAATGCGCTCAGCATGGGCGCAGAATTATCCGTAACGCTAGGCACTCGGCCATGGATCACGCAGGCATTCAGTATTTTGGCCATTACCCTGCTCACGGGTGCCACCACGGCCATTGCAGGGCCAATTGGCTTTGTCGGCCTGATGATCCCGCAAGTGGCCCGCTGGCTGGTTGGCCCGGATCAGCGGCGAATTTTGCCACTGACTATTTTACTGGCCCCCATTTTATTACTCGGTGCCGATATTATTGGCCGCCTACTGGTGGCCAGTGAGCTACGCGTATCGATTGTCACCGCCTTTGTGGGTGCGCCGATGCTCATTTGGCTAGCCCGCAAACAGGTGCGCACATGAACACCGCCCTTTCTAAGCATCACCAGAGCTTTAAGCCAGCAATCGCCGCTAAATCAATATGGGCTCGCCGCTCTATGCTCATTGGCAAGCCGGATGGAGCGATCAACTTCCGGCTCAATCTGGCTGGGCTACGGCTCGCTTTTATCCTTACGCTGGCTTGCCTGCTGCTGGGAATAATGGCCTTAAAGCTGGGTGCATTATCGTTTTCAAACTCCGAAGTATTTGCCGCACTAAAAGGTGAAGGCAGCAGTCGCGCCATGATCGTCATCAATCAATGGCGACTGCCACGCGTATTTATGGCGATTGTGATTGGCGCGGCATTGGGCATGAGCGGAGCCATTTTTCAATCACTGGTGCGAAACCCGCTAGGCAGCCCCGATGTGATTGGCTTTGGCACAGGCGCGCATACCGGCGCGCTGATTACCATCATCCTTTTAAACGGCGGTTATCTGGAAATCGCCACCGGTGCCATCGTTGGCGGGCTGCTGACGGCACTCTTGGTTTATTTACTAGCATGGCGGCAAGGCATACACGGCTTCAGGCTAATTATTGTAGGGATTGCGGTAAGCGCCATGCTAGCTGCATTTAATACCTGGCTTAGCATTACCGGCAGCCTGGAAGCCGCCATGAGTGTGGCGCTGTGGGCGGCCGGATCGCTCAATGGCATGTCATGGGCCAAAGGTCTGCCTGCTGCGGCGTTTTGCCTCAGCTGTATGCTGCTGGCGCTGCTACTTGGCCGCCGGATGCAACTCTTAGAAATGGGCGACGATAGCGCCAGCGCATTAGGGATTCCAGCCGAGCGCACCCGCTTGCAACTGATGGCGCTTGGCGTGGCCCTCATTGCCGCAGCCACGGCAGCCACCGGACCAATTGCCTTTATTGCCCTCGTTGCACCGCAAATCGTTAAGCGCATAGGCAGCAATAATGCGGCGTCCCTCTATCTTTCAGCCTTAATGGGCGCGCTGCTGCTACTGCTAGCCGACGTAGCCGCACAACATTTATTCTTCCCCCAACAATTTCCGGTCGGCATCATCACGGTGAGTATTGGCGGGGTTTATCTGATCTGGCTCTTACTCTGTGAAGCAAAACGCATATGACAGCAAGACTTAACCCCTCCCCTCCCGTCACCAGCCGCTTAAAAGGTGAAGACCTGCAGCTGGGCTACGGGCAGCGCGTGATTTGCGAGCAGCTTAATCTGCAAATCAGCGATGGCGCTTTTACCGTGATTATTGGCCCCAATGGCTGTGGCAAATCAACGCTACTGCGCAGCCTGGCCCGGCTAATCAAACCATCCACAGGGCAAATCAGCCTTGATGGCAAAGATATCCACAGCTACCCCGCTAAATTTGTCGCCACACAGCTTGGCCTGCTACCGCAATCTTCCACCGCGCCCGAAGGCATTTGCGTGGCCGACCTCGTTGCCCGTGGCCGCTATCCGCACCAAAGCCTGCTGAAACAATGGAGCCAAAAGGACGAAGACGCCGTTGCCAGCGCCATGCACGCCACAGGCATAACCGAGCTAGCCGAGCAAAATGTAGACGCGCTATCCGGCGGGCAAAGACAACGCGTTTGGGTGGCGATGGCACTGGCCCAGCAAACATCCATTTTGCTGCTCGATGAGCCCACTACCTATCTGGATATTGCCCACCAAATCGAGCTGCTTGAGCTGTTTCGCACCCTTAATGAACAAGGCCGCACCCTAGTGGCGGTATTGCACGATCTAAACCACGCCTGCCGCTACGCCAGCCATCTAATCGTGATGAAAGAAGGACAAATTGTGGCCACAGGCACGCCCCGCCAAATCATGACGCCAGAGCTAGTAGAAAGCGTCTTTGGCCTACCCTGCCTGATTATCGACGACCCGATCAGCCACACCCCAATGATTATCCCGCGAGGCAGGCCGCATTTGCGCTGATTGGGCCGATGCAAAAAAATACCCCGCCTTCATAATCGGCGATCAGCGGGGTATTTTTATCAGCTCAGCGTTTTAGTCAGGATCTGATCAAGCAAAGGCCCGAGCACCGTTAAGGATTCGGGTGAGACGATATCCTCGTGGGCGCAATCCAGATAATGGACTTCCAGCTCCCCCACATAGGCGGCCCAGCTGGCTTGAATATCCCAATCTGCCGGCAAAGTGCGGCTGGCTACAAACAGCTGTGCTTTTCCCTCGTAACGGGGGGAGCGTGCCTTGGATAACAGGCGCACGGCATCAGCGTAGTTGGCCACAATCTGCTCAAACATTTCGGTTTTTTCACGCAGCATAAATTCATCTGCGCCCTCTTCTGCCGCCAGCATAAACTGCTCGCGCTCCCTATCCAGCTCGGTATTGGCGATCTCTTCCGAAGGCGCGGTCCAATCCTGCTCTTCGGGGGGGTACATATCGAACAGCCCTAAGAAAGCGACTTGTTCGCCCATCGCCTGCAGCCTTGCAGCCAGCCCATGCGCCACCGCACCGCCAAAAGAATAGCCCAGTAAGTGATAAGGGCCTTGCGGCTGAATGCGCAGTAAATTAGCCAGATGCCGCTCGCACACCTCATCCATATCAGCGCATGTGGCAATCACACCGTCCGGCCTTGGCGACTGCAAGCCAATTAAAGGCCATTGGCTGGATAGCTGGCTGGCAAAGCCGCTGTATTGCCATGCAAAGCCAGAAGCAGGATGGATAAAGAAAAGGGGCTTGCCCAGACCTGCCCGCAAATAAAGCACTTCGCCAAAGCCTGCGTTATTCGGGTCATTCGCCTGCTGCTCATCGCTCAGCAGCGCGGCCAGCTTTTGCACGCTAGACGCCACCATAATTTGCCCAACCGACACTGGCCGCTTCAATTCACTACGCAAAGCGGCCGCTAAACGCATCGCCATCAAGGAATGGCCGCCCAGCATAAAGAAATCATCGTCGGCAGAAATGGCTGATTGCCCGAGTATTTGTGCAAAGACATTCGCAATCTGGCTCTCCAGACCGGCACGGGGTGCACGACGGGCAGAGCTCGCCAGTAAAGCAGGCTCGGGCAAGGCTTTACGATCCAGCTTGCCATTAGCGCTTAAAGGAAACTCGCTCAGATAAACCAGCGCCACCGGCACCATATAGGCGGGAAGCACTTGTGCCAGCGCCACAAGCACGGCCAGAGAATCAGGCGGTGACTGGCTATCTTCGGCAATGGCATAGGCCAGCAACTGGCGGGCATCCGCGCCTGTTGCTGCCGCCTGCACGCCTAGTAAACGAGCATGCACCACAGCACGGGCAATGCCCGGCTGCTGCAAGAGTGCCGCCTCGATTTCGCCCAGCTCGATGCGCTGGCCACGAATTTTCAGCTGGTCATCGCTGCGGCCAAGGTATTCAACATCGCCCGTTGGCAAGTAGCGCACCACATCCCCCGTGCGATACATCCGTTCCCCAAGCGCAAAAGGATCTGCCACAAAGCGCCCTGCTGTGAGGCTTGGGCGCCCCAAATAGCCATCTGCCAGCTGTACACCTGTCAGATATAAATCGCCTGCCACACCCAGCGGCACTTCGCGCAAATAGGCATCCAGCACGCGCAGCTGGGTATTCCAGACGGGGCGGCCAATAGGCACGCTGCTCGCGCGCTCTGTGCCCGCATCTTTATCCTGCGCAGGCTTGTATGTCACATCTACTGCTGCCTCGGTCGGCCCGTAAAGATTATGCAAGGGCGCGGCAATCAGCGCGGCGTAGCGATCAGCCAGCTCGCGGGGCAGCGCTTCACCGCTGCAAAATACGCGTTTCAGGCTGGCGCAATCTGGCAATAAAGCATTGGGCTGAGCAATAAATGCAGCCAGCATCGACGGCACAAAATGCAGTGTTGTAATCTGCTGCTCAGCAATCAGCTGCAGTAATTCTTCCGGGTCTTTATGCGCTTCAGGCGGCGCCATAAAGAGTTTGGCACCGTACATTAAGGGCCAGAAGAATTCCCATACTGAAACATCAAAGCTGCAAGGCGTTTTTTGCAGCACCACATCATCGGCCTGCAAAGCGTATTCATGCTGCATCCATACCAGCCGGTTCACAATGGCGCGGTGCGAAACCAGCACACCTTTAGGGCGACCAGTCGATCCCGATGTGTATAAAAGATAGGCAGCATGATCTGGCGTCAGCGCCACCACATCATGCTGCGGCGCATGCTCAGGCAGGCGGTCTGCCAGCAGCAGAGGCCCCATTGCAGCAAAGCGAGCTGCCAGTGTGCTATCGCTGATGATTAAACGCGGCTTAGCGTCTGCCACCATATAACTCAGTCGCTCATCTGGGTAGCCCACATCAAGGGGCAAATAGGCGGCTCCCACTTCCAGTGCTGCCATTAAAGCAAGGCTAAGATGGGCAGAGCGAGGCAGGGCCACCGCCACAATATCGCCCGCCCGCACGCCTACGGCTTGCAAGTGCCCGGCAAGCTGCGCCACCTCCAGCCGCATTTGCCGATAGCTGAGCGATCTTTCCACATCCTGTAAAGCCACGGCATCCGGCGTTCGCTCTGCCTGCGCCTGTAGTAAATCGCACAGGGTATACGCGGGCAGCGGGGTCTCCGTTGCATTCAGGGATTGAATCAATGCCTGCTCGGCCTGAATCTGCGGTTTAAAAGCAGACCATGGCAGATCAGCCTCATCCGCCAGATGGTTCAGCAGCATTAAAATTCGTTCTGGCAACTGAGCCGCATCCTGCACCACATCCCGATATTCAATCACCAGACGTAATTGCTGGCCCGGCAGCACCAGAACGGTTAAAGGATAATGGGTATAGCCCCGGTTACGTAGCGCCCCCACCCGCAGCCCGCGGTAATCCCGTGCAAGCAATTCATCTTGCTCGGGGTAGTTTTCAACCACCAGCAGGGTATCAAATAAGGTGGGCGCTCCTGCCAGCCGCTGAATTTCACCCAATCCTAGGCCATCGTGCTCCAGCAGCTGAATCTGCTGAGCCTGTACAGCGGCTAATTGGGCGAGCAAAGGCTGGTGCGGATTAAGCCGGACGCGCACGGGCAGCGTATTACTAAATAAGCCAATATGCTCGTCAATGCCTTTTACCGGGCTAAAGCGCCCCGATACGGGCGAGCCAAAAACCACATCATTGCGCCCGCTCATGATTGAAAGTAGCGCGGCCCACATTCCTTGCATCATGGTATTGAGCGTTAAACCCTGCTGACGCGCCTGCGCAGTTAAGGCCTGCTCCAGTGCCTTTGGCACCACCAGCTCTAGGGTATTCACCTTGCCGGGCTCAGGGTTGTTGCCAAATAAAAGCGTTGGTTTTACCCCGGCCAGCACATCTGACCAGATCTCCCTTGTTGCCGCCAACGGACGAGCTGCCAGTTGCTTAACCACCGTCGGGTAATCGACGCGGGTGGCGGCTAAAGTGCCTTCCCCATAAGCGAGGAGCAGATCACCCAGCATAATCGGCGTAGACCAGCCATCTACAACCAGATGATGTGCCGTTAAGCAAAGCGTGTGCTGATGATGGCCTTGCCGAACCAGCAAGGCGTTGAGCAGAAGATCTGCCTCGCCAATCACAAAATCACGATTGATTTCCTGCTGCTCTAATCGTGCCAGCTCAGCCTCCTGCTCTGCCGCACTTAAATGGCTGAGATCCTGCTGCACCCAAGGCCAGCGGCGCTCGTTGCCACTCACCAGAGGCAAGAGCTGCATGGCTTGATTACCCGATTCATTATCAAACATCGCCGCCAGTTGCGGATGGCGAACAAGCACCGCTTCCAGCGCATCACGCAATCTTTCAATATCCAGCGCGCCTAGCAGCTCAATGCGGGTAATCGAGTTGTATTTGCTGCTTGCATCGCCCAGCTGGGCATGAAACAGCAGGCCTTCCTGCAAAGGCAGAGCGGGTAAAACAGCCGCCAGTGGCCCGTAGCGCTGGCTTAAAACATGCAGCGCCGAATCGCTCACCGGCGTTTCCACGCTCACCAGCGTATCAACCGCCAGTAAAGGCCGGGCCTGAGCAAAGTGTTTCAAGCCTGCCACATAGGCGGTAAATCGCTGGTGCAGAGCGGCTATTTCAGCCTCGCTAAACAGCGCCGTAGCCCATGTCCAGTTCAGGGCCAATTGCGGGCCGCTGCTGCTTTCTTCTACAAATAAATTAACTTCTAAGCCATATAGCAAAGGCATGGTTGGATCAGTGTTCACCGCAAAAGCATCGGCAAAATACCCTGCGGTGCTTTGCGGAGCCCAAAACGCGGCTCCTCCCGTAAAGCGCCCCAGATAATTAAATAGGAACTGTGGCCGGTGCGCCGATTCCAGCTTTGCCAAAGCAGGGCCGTTTTCATCATCCAGATAACGCAAAATACCGTAGCCCAAGCCTTTATCTGCAATAGCACGGGTGCTGCGCTTAATGGCCTTCACCGCTTCCACAGCGGCGTGGGTTCCGGCGCACACACCCGCCAGATCCAAGCCTTTTAGCTCGATTGCCAGCGGATATTCGCTCGTCAGCCAGCCTATGGTGCGGCTTAAATCTGCATGCTCGTCATCAAGCTGGCGGCCATGAGATTCAAGTGAAACGCTGACGCGAGGGCTGGCAAATACCTCGCTATACGCTAAGGACACCGCAAGCAGCATCACCTCTTCAATCTGCGCCTGATAAGCAGCGGGCAAATCAAATAAAAGCGCTGTGCTTAAACCGGCATCCAGCAAAGTGCGGCACTGGCTTGCCGAGCCATAGGTATCCCGAACAGGATCTAATGCCCGGCCAGCAGCAGGCTCAGCCAGCGCGGCTTGCCACAGTGCAAGCTCGGAGCGGCGGGCAGGAATTTGCCCGGCCAGCCGCTGTGCCCAATCCTGCACCGTGCACGATTCACGCAGCAGCAGAGCCGCCGTATTATTCAGCGCAGCCTCACTGGCCTCTTGCAAATCGGCCAGCAGAATTCGCCACGACACGCCATCAATCAGTAAATGATGCAGCACCAGCATCAGGTAACTATCGTCTTCCCCAACAAAATGCACTGCCTGCATCATCTTTCCGGCTGAAGGCTTTAAGCTGGCGCAGGCCGCTTCAAACCGGGCATCCATCACGGCAGAGAAATCGTCTTGCTGCAGTAATTGCTGCTGCTCTGGCTGCGCAGTATCCAAAGTGGCGGCAGGGGCTGTGAGTACCAAGCCTTGCTCATCCACTTTGGCGCGTAAAACAGGGTGGCTGCGTTGTACGGCATGCAATGCAGCCTGCAAATGGGCAAGCTGAATCTCCTTAGGAATACGCAAGAGCACGCCCTGTGCAAAGCGTCGATCCAGCCCGTAATGCTCGGCAAACCAGCTTACGATAGGCAAGCGCCCTAAGCGCCCTGTTGCCTCGCTACCCGTAGTGGGCGCGCTATCCAGACGCTCTAATATGGTGGCCATTCTGGCGGGCGTGCGTTGAGAAAACACATCCCGCGGCCTGAGTAAAAAGCCTGAGCGTCTTAGCTCTGAGCCCAGCGCCATCGCCGAAATACTATCCCCGCCCAAATGAAAGAAATCATCATCCGGGCCAAGTATCTCCAGCCCCAGCACCTTGGCCACCCCATTGCAAAGCAAGCGCTCTGCCTCGTTCGCAGCCGGGCGGCTCTGGCTTTCCTGAGCGGGCTTAGGCAGCGCCTGCTTGTCGATTTTGCCGTTCACATTCAGCGGCCAGTCTGGCAGGATCATCAACGCTGCCGGGATCATGTAATCAGGCAGCTGCTCGGCCAATCTGGCGAGTAAATCTAGGCTTAAGCCCGGCGCATCGTGCTCTACCGTGCAATAGGCAATCAGGCGATGACTAGCGGCAAGCGGCTCTGCAATCACTACAGCGCCCTTCACACCTGCCAGCTTAAGCAGGGCGTGTTCTACTTCGCCCAGCTCAATCCGAAAGCCCCGCACCTTGATCTGAAAATCGGCACGCCCGATAAACTCCAGCAACCCATCGGTGCGCCAGCGGACT encodes the following:
- a CDS encoding DUF1289 domain-containing protein produces the protein MNDTQAIPSPCINQCKLDDAQTCTGCRRTIEEIRLWSKTTEAEKTIIWQRLLALPLAVKSKTCQRCNSVFSCGNGGKQGSCWCMDFPPVLSVTSATGDCFCPTCLAAVIAERSHQPLGDQSTSRNSSAE
- the entS gene encoding enterobactin transporter EntS, encoding MSKPRSSIFVDFSLLKNNSNFRSVFIARLISVLSLGMLTVAVPVQIHALTGSALHVGLAVALDGVGMFVGLMCGGVLADRYDRRKLILMARCLCGIGFLVLALNSFIAAPSLLALYLVAVWDGFFGALGITALMASIPALVGRENLSAAGALSMLTVRLGAILSPAIAGVVIASAGVSWNYLLAGLGTLCTLIPLLCLPSMQPAVGKPEHPLRALADGVHFLMQSPVVGAVVVMGTLQTMLSAIRVMFPVLAVSVYGGGAFEVGLMYSAVPLGAMTGAFTSGWVARVQRPGLLLIAAVISAALVIVVFGLISHLPSGLVALVIFGYLGSISSLLQFTLVQQHTPDRLLGRVNSLWSAQDVVGDSVGALGLGALARAFAPLLAVCSFAGSVALAGAMLGLGFSGLRRLQNPPPETEPLLPEVASEAAH
- the fepG gene encoding iron-enterobactin ABC transporter permease; its protein translation is MNTALSKHHQSFKPAIAAKSIWARRSMLIGKPDGAINFRLNLAGLRLAFILTLACLLLGIMALKLGALSFSNSEVFAALKGEGSSRAMIVINQWRLPRVFMAIVIGAALGMSGAIFQSLVRNPLGSPDVIGFGTGAHTGALITIILLNGGYLEIATGAIVGGLLTALLVYLLAWRQGIHGFRLIIVGIAVSAMLAAFNTWLSITGSLEAAMSVALWAAGSLNGMSWAKGLPAAAFCLSCMLLALLLGRRMQLLEMGDDSASALGIPAERTRLQLMALGVALIAAATAATGPIAFIALVAPQIVKRIGSNNAASLYLSALMGALLLLLADVAAQHLFFPQQFPVGIITVSIGGVYLIWLLLCEAKRI
- a CDS encoding 2,3-dihydro-2,3-dihydroxybenzoate dehydrogenase produces the protein MQDQPYRGKVAIVTGAAQGIAAAVVQALSRQGAIVAALDIQAERLQSVALQYQAEGLAVHAYPVDMRSSSQINEVVERIEAELGPIAILVNAAGILRMTTICEMSDEDWENTFAVNTHGPFYLSRAVARRMIPRRSGTIVTVGSNAAEVPRLQMAAYAASKAAVGHFTKCLGLELAEYGIRCNIVSPGSTDTAMQRQLWQDESDVQKVIAGSLPGYRTGIPLGRIADADDIAAAVLFLLSPGARHITMHNLCVDGGATLGI
- the fepB gene encoding Fe2+-enterobactin ABC transporter substrate-binding protein, whose translation is MNTKHGLMAFILMSAALLTGCDSSPQTTKTETQASGWPRTFDTPQGKLTIKAPPERIVSTSVTLTGTLLTINAPVIGSGTGAVNTVTSDEQGFFRQWAHIAKERKVEPLYHGEPNAETIAAANPDLIIVSATGGDSARKIYDQLSQIAPTVVINYDDKDWQAIATQLGAITGHEQDAAAAIKDFDNKLNATKQKINLPPQPTTAMVYYEDNSGANVWTANSAQGRLLLDLGFTLATIPDAAKGDTSMGIRKDITQLTGEKFSEGLQGKTMLLFTADDATVAKVKNNKFLQQNPAISSNRVYAVGFDTFRIDYYSASNMLKRIEQHFK
- the fepD gene encoding Fe(3+)-siderophore ABC transporter permease, yielding MIKSGTPTTISWQQTRSRYALVFILLCLIAALSLTMGAKPIPLAVVYDSFFGTALHPDSIIVLESRLPRTLLGLFAGAALGLAGALIQALTRNPLADPGLLGVNAGASFAVVLAVALFNIQQPAAFVGFACTGALLTTLLVYFVGVWGAGRLDPSRFILAGVAIGAVMHGISSGLVLFNPMAFDRIRYWNAGTLDVRNLDLVLMVLPAIITGSVLALLLARPLNALSMGAELSVTLGTRPWITQAFSILAITLLTGATTAIAGPIGFVGLMIPQVARWLVGPDQRRILPLTILLAPILLLGADIIGRLLVASELRVSIVTAFVGAPMLIWLARKQVRT
- a CDS encoding 4'-phosphopantetheinyl transferase family protein, producing the protein MLKIWRVTLDDPVHLDPPRLAALDQQEHQRWQSLRKALDARRYAAAHTALRSILASELACSPGDIQYSQNDWGKPFLERGPAFSLSHSGPLALIAVQADLPLGVDIELHSKETSPDWFTDCWSPAELRRMHQPLNAAQALRLWVRKEAVLKAVGRGLHLPMSQVVLPLGESQRLRAISHCEGQNTLWHLYDLDAGAGALAALASRQLYSADELRLVDWSPRG